A stretch of Deinococcus seoulensis DNA encodes these proteins:
- a CDS encoding metallophosphoesterase family protein, with amino-acid sequence MKIVCISDTHSQQGELFTTSSRLKLPEGDLLIQAGDLTSQGRPAEYAAAPSWLGTLAERFTHGAVVIAGNHDFLAERDPEAFAALVPPSLTYLNDSGVEIGGLRFWGSPITP; translated from the coding sequence ATGAAGATCGTCTGTATCAGCGACACCCACAGCCAGCAGGGCGAGCTGTTCACCACCAGCAGTCGCCTCAAGCTCCCTGAGGGTGACTTGCTGATCCAGGCCGGCGACCTGACCAGCCAGGGTCGCCCCGCCGAGTATGCCGCCGCGCCGAGCTGGCTGGGCACACTGGCGGAGCGCTTCACGCACGGCGCGGTCGTGATTGCCGGGAACCACGATTTCCTGGCCGAGCGGGATCCGGAAGCGTTCGCTGCGCTGGTGCCCCCGAGCCTCACCTACCTGAACGACTCGGGGGTCGAGATCGGGGGGCTGCGTTTCTGGGGTTCACCCATCACACCCTGA
- a CDS encoding protein adenylyltransferase SelO yields the protein MPASPFQFDNSYARDLPGFCVPWQPAAVPAPDLLYFNRELAFELGLDPDGLDGPDGAAIFAGNRVPEGAEPLAQAYAGHQFGGFSPQLGDGRALLLGEVIDPSGARRDLMLKGSGRTPFSRRGDGKAAVGPMLREVLIGEAMHALGLPTTRALAVTATGETVYRERPLPGAVLTRVAASHLRVGTFEFFSARRETDRVRQLADYAIARHDPDLVGTDDRYLGLLRRVAQRQATLVAGWMNVGFIHGVMNTDNVAISGETIDYGPCAFLEAYDPDAVFSSIDHGGRYAYRNQPPVTRWNLARLAETLLPLIAGQDSKEAMSEATRQATGVIDAFPGWYEGALLTGQRAKLGLRGEDDATDRALAGDWLTLLHDHRVDFTLGWRRLADAAGGNEGPLRALFTDPQAPDTWLARWRVRAGSEGNTAADWSERANLMRRVNPAVIPRNHRVEEALTAASDHGDLGPFRRLLAAVQRPYDETPEQAPYLEPARAEVTACYRTFCGT from the coding sequence ATGCCCGCCTCCCCCTTCCAGTTCGACAACTCCTACGCGCGGGACCTGCCCGGCTTCTGCGTCCCCTGGCAACCGGCCGCCGTTCCCGCGCCGGATCTCCTGTACTTCAACCGGGAGTTGGCCTTCGAACTGGGACTGGACCCTGACGGCCTGGATGGCCCTGACGGCGCCGCGATCTTCGCCGGCAACCGGGTCCCCGAGGGCGCCGAGCCGCTCGCGCAGGCGTACGCCGGCCATCAGTTCGGGGGCTTCTCCCCACAACTCGGCGACGGCCGCGCCCTGCTGCTCGGCGAGGTCATCGACCCGTCCGGGGCGCGCCGCGACCTGATGCTCAAAGGGTCCGGCCGCACGCCCTTCTCCAGACGGGGCGACGGTAAGGCCGCCGTCGGACCCATGCTGCGCGAAGTCCTGATCGGTGAGGCCATGCACGCCCTCGGCCTCCCCACCACCCGCGCCCTCGCCGTGACTGCCACCGGCGAGACCGTCTACCGGGAGCGTCCCCTGCCCGGCGCAGTCCTGACTCGCGTGGCCGCCAGTCACCTGCGGGTCGGCACCTTCGAATTCTTCAGCGCCCGCCGCGAGACCGACCGCGTCCGGCAACTTGCTGACTACGCCATCGCCCGGCATGACCCCGACCTCGTCGGCACGGACGACCGCTACCTCGGTCTGCTGCGCCGGGTCGCGCAGCGGCAGGCGACGCTGGTGGCGGGATGGATGAATGTCGGATTCATCCACGGCGTGATGAACACCGACAACGTCGCCATTTCCGGAGAGACGATCGACTATGGCCCGTGCGCGTTTCTGGAGGCGTACGACCCGGACGCGGTGTTCAGCTCCATCGATCACGGTGGACGCTACGCCTACCGCAACCAGCCGCCCGTGACCCGCTGGAACCTGGCGCGACTGGCCGAGACCCTGCTGCCCCTCATCGCCGGACAGGACAGCAAGGAGGCCATGTCGGAAGCCACCAGGCAGGCGACCGGGGTGATCGACGCCTTCCCGGGATGGTACGAGGGCGCGCTGCTGACCGGCCAGCGGGCGAAACTGGGCCTGCGCGGCGAGGACGACGCGACTGACCGCGCGCTCGCCGGGGACTGGCTGACCCTGCTGCACGATCACCGGGTGGATTTCACGCTCGGGTGGCGCCGGCTGGCCGACGCGGCGGGCGGGAACGAGGGGCCGCTGCGGGCGCTGTTCACCGACCCGCAGGCGCCGGACACCTGGCTGGCCCGCTGGCGGGTACGGGCGGGAAGTGAAGGTAATACGGCCGCAGACTGGAGCGAACGGGCCAACCTCATGCGCCGGGTGAACCCGGCGGTCATTCCGCGCAACCACCGGGTGGAGGAAGCGCTGACGGCCGCGTCCGATCACGGGGATCTCGGACCGTTCAGGCGGCTCCTGGCGGCTGTTCAGCGGCCGTACGACGAGACCCCGGAACAGGCGCCGTACCTCGAACCGGCCCGCGCGGAGGTCACGGCCTGTTACCGCACCTTCTGCGGCACCTGA
- a CDS encoding DIP1984 family protein, with protein sequence MILAEALIRRKEFKTRIADLQRRLQSVLVVQEGDTPFENPQELLTLLGDMLGEYQALIAAIHRTNLIARLPDGRSLTEAIVARDILDERMAILRGLADQAGRVSERIAHSELRYVPQVDVAELRRTVDRCAQERRRLDVQIQATNWRVDLVAASVQ encoded by the coding sequence ATGATCCTGGCTGAGGCGCTGATCCGGCGCAAAGAGTTCAAGACCCGCATCGCCGACCTGCAGCGCCGGTTGCAGAGCGTGCTGGTCGTGCAGGAAGGCGACACGCCCTTCGAGAATCCCCAGGAGCTGCTGACCCTCCTGGGCGACATGCTCGGGGAGTACCAGGCGCTGATCGCCGCGATTCACCGCACCAACCTGATCGCCCGCCTCCCTGACGGCCGCAGCCTGACGGAGGCCATCGTCGCCCGCGACATTCTCGACGAGCGCATGGCGATCCTGCGGGGCCTGGCAGACCAGGCGGGGCGGGTCAGTGAGCGCATCGCGCACAGCGAACTGCGGTACGTGCCGCAGGTGGACGTCGCCGAACTGCGGCGCACCGTGGACCGCTGCGCGCAGGAGCGGCGCAGGCTGGACGTGCAGATTCAGGCCACGAACTGGCGCGTGGACCTGGTCGCGGCCAGCGTGCAGTAA